The Oxyura jamaicensis isolate SHBP4307 breed ruddy duck chromosome 24, BPBGC_Ojam_1.0, whole genome shotgun sequence genome contains a region encoding:
- the MSANTD2 gene encoding myb/SANT-like DNA-binding domain-containing protein 2 isoform X4: MEEYSQEDWGNHSQDLHCYQTGEQELDEMPTTKRTLKIKQESSEDTQKRDVMQNIMQILESVQLKWELFQSWTDFSRLHLSNKLAIFGIGYNTRWKEDIRYHYAEISSQVPLGKRLREYFNSEKPEGRVIMTRVQKMNWKNVYYKFLEITISEARCLELHMEIDWIPIAHSKPTGGNIVQYLLPGGIPKSPGLYAIGYEECHEKPHSPLTEHRGPDPGNETQGELEVPSPQASLRVEMESARIIYCYLGIAEVRTLQQCLFLHFQANTKTFSKEWVGINAFLSQNCIVEPGVSPKSIYIKFVEVERDFLSAGSLVECLEKAIGYPLKFNN; the protein is encoded by the exons ATGGAAGAGTATTCGCAGGAGGACTGGGGAAACCACAGTCAGGATCTTCATTGCTACCAGACTGGTGAACAGGAATTGG ATGAAATGCCTACcacaaaaagaacattaaagaTAAAACAGGAATCTTCAGAAGACACTCA GAAGCGCGACGTGATGCAGAACATTATGCAAATCCTGGAGTCTGTCCAGTTGAAGTGGGAGCTGTTTCAGAGCTGGACAGACTTCTCCAGGCTACATCTCTCTAACAAACTGGCCATTTTTGGCATCGGTTACAATACGCGCTGGAAGGAGGACATTCGCTACCACTACGCAGAGATCAGCTCGCAGGTGCCCCTTGGCAAACGGCTCCGGGAGTATTTCAACTCGGAGAAGCCAGAGGGCAGGGTTATCATGACCAGAGTacagaaaatgaactggaaaaatgtTTACTACAAATTCCTAGAGATCACTATTAGTGAAGCAAGGTGCCTCGAGCTGCACATGGAGATTGACTGGATACCCATTGCTCACTCCAAGCCAACGGGAGGAAATATCGTTCAGTATTTATTACCAGGAGGCATCCCCAAAAGCCCGGGCTTGTATGCCATTGGGTATGAAGAGTGTCATGAGAAGCCCCACTCGCCTCTCACGGAGCACCGAGGCCCCGATCCTGGCAATGAGACTCAAGGGGAGCTGGAGGTGCCATCACCGCAGGCCTCTCTCCGGGTGGAGATGGAATCTGCCCGAATTATCTACTGTTACCTTGGCATTGCCGAGGTCAGGACTCTCCAGCAGTGcctgtttttacattttcaggcAAACACCAAAACCTTCAGCAAAGAGTGGGTTGGGATCAATGCGTTTTTATCTCAGAACTGCATTGTAGAGCCCGGTGTCTCACCAAAATCCATCTACATCAAATTTGTGGAAGTGGAGAgggattttctttctgctggctCTTTGGTAGAGTGCCTGGAAAAAGCCATTGGATACCCCTTAAAATTTAACAACTGA